In Deltaproteobacteria bacterium, the genomic stretch CCGATGATGAGCGCGAAGGAGAACGTCAGCAGCAGGAGCATGAGGTGCTCCCGCTCGTACAGGTACGAGAAAAACCCCCGCTCGAGGACGAAGCCGAGGACGGCCACCCCGAGGGGGGCGAGGACGAGGGCGGCGGCGTACGCGGGCACGCCGCCGCCGAAAAGCTGGATCACCGAGTACGCCAGGAACGCGCCGATCATGTACAGCGAGCCGTGCGCGACGTTCGGGATCCGGAGGACGCCGAGGATGAGGCTCAGGCCGGACGACACGATGAACAGGATCGTCGTCCGGCTCAAGCCCACCAGCAGCTGCGACAGCGTGCCCGAGGAGAACAGGTGCGACAGGAACTCCATCCGGGAAACGCCGCTACTTCGCCCGCGCCTTCTTCACGTCGTCGCAGGAGGGAAGGTAATCCTTCCCCGGGACGGAGATCACGTCCCCGGCGACGAGGTGTTCGTACTGCGGGGACTTCTTCGTCACGCCGAAGAACATCGGGAGCGCGATCTGGTGGTCGCACGCCCGCATCTCCATCCGGCCGACCGGGGTGTCGAGCGTCATCCCTTCCATCGCGTCGATGAACTTCTCCTTGTCGACCTTCCCCGCCTTCTGGTACGCCTTCGCGATGAAGTTCGCCAGCAGGTGGCCGTAGAGCGCCCCGCTCTTGGGCTGGCGGTTGTACGTCTTCCGGAACTCCTCCGCGAACGCCTTGTTCTCCTTCGTCGCGGGGAAGTAGAACAGGTAGTTCGCCGTGCCGTACACCCCCTCCGGCGCGTTCTGCCCCTGGGGGCTGAGCGTGGAGAGCTCGATCGCGGTGTGCTGGTAGAACGGCACCCGCTTGTTGAACCCGGTGGACTGCGCCGCCTTCTGGAAGTTGACCATCCCGCGGCCGCCGGTGGCCACGATCACGAAGTCGGGCTTGGCCGCCAGGATCTGGGTGATGTAGGGGGTGAAGTCGGTCTCCCCCTCCTTCCACCAGGACTCGCCGACCTTCTGCACCTTCGGGTTCAGCTCCTTGAGGTGCGAGAAGACCGCGTTGGCGATCGAGTGTCCGTACTCGTAGTCGTCGCCCGCGATCCAGTACTTCGTGTACGGCTTCTTCGCGAGGCCCTTCGCCGCGGCGCGGCCCGCCATCTCGGAGTTCTCGTTCATGCTGAAGACGTAGCGGTGCCCCATCGAACCCGTGATCTTGTCGCTCTTGGC encodes the following:
- a CDS encoding ABC transporter substrate-binding protein, with protein sequence DTYTGPATAYTNDVLDGFKLEIGKINAKGGVLGRKIEFVTRDDKYKPDVGLTMAKELVLKENVDLLVGTISSAVALAVSDLAKKEKVPFIVTFAKSDKITGSMGHRYVFSMNENSEMAGRAAAKGLAKKPYTKYWIAGDDYEYGHSIANAVFSHLKELNPKVQKVGESWWKEGETDFTPYITQILAAKPDFVIVATGGRGMVNFQKAAQSTGFNKRVPFYQHTAIELSTLSPQGQNAPEGVYGTANYLFYFPATKENKAFAEEFRKTYNRQPKSGALYGHLLANFIAKAYQKAGKVDKEKFIDAMEGMTLDTPVGRMEMRACDHQIALPMFFGVTKKSPQYEHLVAGDVISVPGKDYLPSCDDVKKARAK